From a region of the Tenggerimyces flavus genome:
- a CDS encoding MFS transporter, whose translation MEPSSEPRRHGQPLGPPGRRAARRAGGSAPPTPPPQPPRELPPPPKQPPEQPKAEEEAAESNGTTGRFGNATRAMKTAGSRIAGASTGAAKGTARMVRKVTHAQGMGETGLAKLIEMHAVNMAGDACVMVGLAGTLFFTVPSAEARGRVALYLLITMAPFAIVAPLIGPFLDRFRRGRRWAIGSTMAARGFFCWVLAGAVITEEPYMYALALGCLVGSKAYGVTRAAALPRLLPDQVELVTANSRISLAGTIGTGIGAGIAAALSAVGPDWALRFGFVVFIIGTVLAIRLPARVDSSEGEEGVGVADIGRTLRGVPTSVVLALRANAAFRAFAGFLIMFMAFLLREHPLSTIPTALQVGVVAGAAGIGALAGTTAGALTRARSPEVVVRALLAATCGLAVLAAAFYGLITIALVALAAGLAQQMGKLSLDALIQRDVPEHVRTSVFARSETLLQLAWVIGGGIGIVLPLIPQLGLGLFAAVLLGALVWVVRPRTRVRSPKPAGPSTPASPSGSPDGGSAGTSTPGRQEA comes from the coding sequence GTGGAACCCAGCAGCGAGCCGCGCAGACACGGCCAGCCTCTGGGTCCGCCCGGCCGCAGAGCCGCCCGGCGGGCGGGCGGAAGTGCGCCACCCACGCCTCCTCCCCAGCCGCCGCGCGAGCTGCCACCGCCGCCCAAGCAGCCGCCTGAGCAGCCCAAGGCGGAGGAGGAGGCAGCCGAGTCGAACGGGACCACCGGCCGCTTCGGCAACGCGACCCGGGCGATGAAGACCGCCGGCAGCAGGATCGCCGGCGCCTCGACCGGAGCGGCCAAGGGCACCGCCCGCATGGTCCGCAAGGTCACCCACGCCCAGGGCATGGGCGAGACCGGCCTCGCGAAGCTGATCGAGATGCACGCGGTCAACATGGCCGGCGACGCGTGCGTGATGGTTGGGCTCGCCGGCACGCTGTTCTTCACCGTTCCGTCGGCCGAGGCCCGCGGCCGGGTCGCGCTCTACCTGCTGATCACGATGGCGCCGTTCGCGATCGTCGCGCCGCTGATCGGCCCGTTCCTCGACCGGTTCCGCCGCGGCCGGCGCTGGGCGATCGGCTCCACGATGGCGGCGCGTGGCTTCTTCTGCTGGGTGCTCGCGGGCGCGGTGATCACCGAAGAGCCGTACATGTACGCGCTCGCGCTGGGCTGCCTGGTCGGGTCGAAGGCGTACGGCGTGACACGCGCGGCCGCGTTACCCCGATTACTCCCCGATCAGGTCGAGCTCGTCACGGCGAACTCGCGGATCTCCCTCGCCGGCACGATCGGCACCGGCATCGGCGCCGGCATCGCCGCCGCACTGTCCGCGGTCGGGCCGGACTGGGCGCTGCGCTTCGGCTTCGTGGTGTTCATCATCGGCACCGTGCTCGCGATCCGGCTGCCCGCCCGGGTCGACTCCTCCGAGGGCGAGGAGGGCGTCGGCGTCGCCGACATCGGCCGGACGTTGCGCGGGGTTCCGACGTCGGTCGTGCTCGCGCTGCGTGCGAACGCGGCGTTCCGCGCGTTCGCCGGTTTCCTGATCATGTTCATGGCGTTCCTGCTGCGCGAGCACCCGCTGTCGACGATCCCGACCGCGCTGCAGGTCGGCGTGGTCGCGGGTGCGGCCGGCATCGGCGCGCTGGCAGGAACGACGGCTGGTGCGTTGACGCGAGCGCGCAGCCCCGAGGTCGTCGTCCGTGCGTTGCTCGCCGCCACTTGCGGGCTCGCCGTACTCGCGGCCGCGTTCTACGGCCTGATCACGATCGCGCTGGTGGCGTTGGCGGCCGGGCTCGCGCAGCAGATGGGCAAGCTGTCGCTGGACGCGTTGATCCAACGGGACGTACCGGAGCACGTACGCACCAGCGTTTTCGCGCGGTCGGAAACCCTGCTCCAGCTGGCCTGGGTCATCGGCGGCGGCATCGGGATCGTGCTCCCGCTGATCCCCCAGCTCGGTCTCGGCCTGTTCGCCGCGGTCCTGCTCGGCGCGCTGGTGTGGGTCGTGAGACCTAGGACTCGAGTTCGTTCGCCAAAGCCCGCAGGACCGTCGACACCTGCTTCCCCGTCCGGCTCTCCGGATGGCGGTTCCGCCGGTACGTCGACTCCAGGTCGTCAAGAAGCTTGA
- a CDS encoding DUF3027 domain-containing protein, protein MSTAVRRTAKSLRLDAACAEAVELARDAALEMAGKDELGAHLGCVADGERVVTHYFANQNAAYQGWRWAVTVARAPRQKHVTVDEVVLLPGDESVLAPAWVPWSERVRPGDLGPGDLLPTTGDDPRLVPGYAEAPADPDEVKRVADELGLGRIRVLSPVGKDDAVFRWYAGDNGPESPIAQAAPGHCSTCGFIVRMAGELGTVFGVCANEYAPSDGKVVSLDHGCGAHSEAVPYEEPRQPVDLPSHVLDTLGFDDIERL, encoded by the coding sequence GTGAGTACCGCAGTCCGGCGCACCGCCAAGTCCCTGAGGCTCGATGCTGCCTGCGCGGAAGCGGTTGAGCTGGCTCGTGACGCCGCCCTCGAGATGGCAGGCAAGGACGAGTTGGGCGCTCACCTGGGCTGCGTCGCCGACGGTGAACGCGTCGTCACGCACTACTTCGCCAACCAGAACGCCGCCTACCAGGGCTGGCGCTGGGCGGTCACGGTCGCCCGTGCGCCGCGGCAGAAGCACGTCACGGTCGACGAGGTCGTGCTGCTTCCCGGTGACGAGTCGGTGCTGGCCCCGGCGTGGGTGCCGTGGTCGGAGCGCGTACGTCCCGGCGACCTCGGTCCCGGCGACCTGCTGCCCACGACCGGCGACGACCCCCGCCTCGTACCCGGCTACGCCGAGGCTCCGGCCGACCCGGACGAGGTGAAGCGGGTCGCCGACGAGCTCGGCCTCGGCCGTATCCGCGTGCTGTCGCCGGTGGGCAAGGACGACGCGGTGTTCCGCTGGTACGCCGGGGACAACGGGCCCGAGTCGCCGATCGCCCAGGCGGCGCCCGGACACTGCTCGACCTGCGGTTTCATCGTGCGGATGGCCGGCGAGCTGGGAACGGTCTTCGGCGTCTGCGCGAACGAGTACGCCCCGAGCGACGGCAAGGTCGTCTCCCTCGACCACGGCTGCGGCGCGCACTCCGAGGCGGTGCCGTACGAGGAACCACGACAGCCGGTCGACCTGCCCAGCCACGTGTTGGACACGCTCGGCTTCGACGACATCGAGCGCTTGTAA
- a CDS encoding DUF2530 domain-containing protein, producing MSEKSPPRLLEQAHVEPLDVDGVRTLGVGAVVWLVAFLALLPFYGRLQEQGNGWWLWTCLSGFGLGVIGFEYCRRRAAHLRRARERTQAADTPPPPDTPTAA from the coding sequence GTGTCGGAGAAGTCGCCCCCTCGTTTGCTCGAACAGGCACACGTGGAGCCGCTGGACGTAGACGGCGTCCGGACGCTGGGAGTGGGAGCAGTCGTCTGGCTGGTCGCGTTCCTCGCGCTGCTGCCGTTCTACGGTCGGCTGCAGGAGCAGGGCAACGGCTGGTGGCTGTGGACCTGCCTGTCGGGCTTCGGCCTGGGCGTCATCGGCTTCGAGTACTGCCGCCGCCGCGCCGCGCACCTCCGCCGCGCCCGTGAGCGTACGCAGGCGGCGGACACACCCCCACCGCCGGACACCCCCACCGCTGCCTGA
- a CDS encoding NCS2 family permease, whose product MAESGTRKAATESRPRGGALDRYFKITERGSTVGREVRGGLVTFFTMAYIIVLNPLIIGTGKDVTGAFLGGGAAPNLAQVAAVTALVAGLLTILMGVVANFPLALATGLGLNAFVAFSIATQMTWADAMGLVVIEGLIILVLVLTGFRTAVFRAVPRELKIAISVGIGLFIAFIGFVDAGFVRRAAAPPVPVQFGVDGFLGGWPVLVFVVGLIAIAIMLVLRVKGALLIGILGATALAIIIEAIAKIGPSVSGDQVNPKGWGLNVPALPDRWIELPDFSLVGHFSLLGSFERIGVVSALLIVFTLMLADFFDTMGTMTAIGAEAGLLDKGGNPPNTQRILIVDSVAAAAGGAASVSSNTSYIESASGVGEGARTGLASVVTGLCFLLATVFAPIVEIIPYEAATPALIVVGFLMMTQVKDIPWDRIEVALPAFLTIVLMPFTYSITVGIGAGFVSYVILRAVRGKAREVHPLLWAVAVLFLVYFAIDPIKQLLGVS is encoded by the coding sequence ATGGCCGAGTCAGGCACCCGGAAAGCCGCCACCGAGTCCCGCCCGCGGGGCGGCGCGCTCGACCGGTACTTCAAGATCACCGAGCGCGGCTCGACGGTCGGCCGCGAGGTCCGCGGTGGTCTCGTGACGTTCTTCACGATGGCGTACATCATCGTGCTGAACCCCCTCATCATCGGCACCGGCAAGGACGTCACCGGCGCGTTCCTCGGCGGCGGTGCGGCGCCGAACCTCGCGCAGGTCGCGGCCGTCACCGCGCTCGTCGCGGGCCTGCTGACGATCCTCATGGGCGTCGTCGCGAACTTCCCGCTGGCGCTCGCGACCGGCCTGGGCCTGAACGCGTTCGTTGCGTTCAGCATCGCGACCCAGATGACCTGGGCCGACGCGATGGGCCTGGTCGTGATCGAGGGCTTGATCATCCTCGTGCTCGTGCTCACCGGGTTCCGAACGGCGGTCTTCCGCGCGGTGCCGCGGGAGCTGAAGATCGCGATCTCGGTCGGCATCGGGTTGTTCATCGCGTTCATCGGGTTCGTCGACGCGGGCTTCGTCCGTCGCGCCGCGGCGCCGCCGGTGCCGGTGCAGTTCGGGGTCGACGGGTTCCTCGGTGGTTGGCCGGTCCTCGTGTTCGTGGTCGGGCTGATCGCGATCGCGATCATGCTGGTGCTGCGCGTCAAGGGCGCGCTGCTGATCGGCATCCTCGGTGCCACCGCGCTCGCGATCATCATCGAGGCGATCGCGAAGATCGGCCCGTCGGTGTCCGGCGACCAGGTCAACCCGAAGGGCTGGGGACTGAACGTTCCCGCGCTGCCGGACCGCTGGATCGAGCTGCCGGATTTCTCGCTGGTGGGGCATTTCAGCCTGCTCGGCTCGTTCGAACGGATCGGCGTCGTCTCCGCTCTGCTGATCGTGTTCACGCTGATGCTCGCGGACTTCTTCGACACGATGGGCACGATGACCGCGATCGGCGCCGAGGCCGGGCTGCTCGACAAGGGCGGGAATCCGCCGAACACACAGCGGATTCTCATCGTCGACTCGGTCGCCGCTGCTGCTGGCGGTGCGGCTTCGGTGTCGTCGAACACCTCCTACATCGAGTCCGCGTCCGGTGTCGGCGAGGGTGCGCGGACCGGTCTCGCGTCGGTCGTGACCGGGCTGTGTTTCTTGCTGGCAACGGTGTTCGCGCCGATCGTCGAGATCATTCCGTACGAGGCCGCGACGCCAGCGCTGATCGTGGTCGGGTTCTTGATGATGACGCAGGTCAAGGACATCCCGTGGGATCGCATCGAGGTCGCGCTGCCGGCGTTCCTCACGATCGTGCTGATGCCGTTCACGTACTCGATCACGGTCGGCATCGGGGCCGGCTTCGTGTCGTACGTGATCCTGCGCGCTGTCCGCGGCAAGGCGCGCGAGGTGCACCCGCTGCTGTGGGCAGTGGCGGTGCTCTTCCTCGTCTACTTCGCGATCGACCCGATCAAGCAGCTGCTCGGGGTGTCGTAG
- a CDS encoding SDR family NAD(P)-dependent oxidoreductase, which produces MNDFLSDLFSLSGRVAVVTGGSSGIGRAIALGLGQAGASVVVVARQEDALRSTVDELPKGAYVVADLASRSALAAACEAIVEPFGPPDILVHAAGLNLRPPFAEQPVEQWDQTMAINLDAAYLLGQALGPGMAERGWGRIINIGSQQSVRAFGNSGAYGVSKAATLGLTRSQAEAWSSSGVCCNAIVPGFVKTPLTQETFADPERVARLAARTMMGRNGLAEDFVGAAIFLASDASAYVTGQAIFVDGGFSVY; this is translated from the coding sequence GTGAACGACTTCCTGTCTGACCTGTTCTCGCTGTCCGGCCGGGTGGCGGTCGTCACCGGTGGCTCGTCGGGCATCGGTCGGGCGATCGCTCTGGGCTTGGGTCAGGCGGGCGCGTCGGTGGTCGTGGTCGCACGGCAGGAGGACGCGCTGCGGTCGACTGTCGACGAGCTGCCGAAGGGCGCGTACGTGGTCGCCGACCTGGCCTCACGCTCGGCGCTGGCGGCCGCGTGCGAGGCGATCGTCGAGCCGTTCGGGCCGCCGGACATCCTCGTGCACGCGGCCGGGCTGAACCTGCGCCCGCCGTTCGCCGAGCAGCCGGTCGAGCAGTGGGACCAAACGATGGCGATCAACCTGGACGCGGCGTACCTGCTCGGACAGGCCCTTGGTCCGGGCATGGCCGAACGCGGCTGGGGACGCATCATCAACATCGGCTCGCAGCAGTCGGTCCGCGCGTTCGGCAACAGTGGCGCGTACGGCGTCTCGAAGGCCGCGACGCTGGGGCTGACGCGTTCGCAGGCCGAGGCATGGTCGTCGTCTGGGGTGTGCTGCAACGCGATCGTGCCAGGCTTCGTCAAGACGCCGTTGACGCAGGAGACGTTCGCCGACCCCGAGCGCGTCGCCCGCCTGGCGGCACGCACGATGATGGGCAGGAACGGGCTCGCCGAGGACTTCGTCGGCGCGGCGATCTTCCTGGCCAGCGACGCGAGCGCGTACGTCACCGGGCAGGCGATCTTCGTCGACGGAGGCTTCTCGGTCTACTAG
- a CDS encoding maleylpyruvate isomerase family mycothiol-dependent enzyme: MAREGPAAAVPSCPDWTVRDVVEHVTFVYLHKIECMRQQARPDPWPPELPERDPLEAFTEAYEAMRTEFLTRGPAAPSYTWYAPDQTVGFWFRRMAQETAIHRVDVELAADQVTPIDAELAADGVDEALRVMLAGDWSDEPLSKPLAGKTVELAANERSWLVAFEETSIAVLPGGRTPDAQVSGDPSDLVRWIWGRGPLEPLTVQGDEEVVPAFRDQVKLATG; encoded by the coding sequence GTGGCGCGAGAAGGGCCTGCTGCCGCGGTTCCGTCGTGCCCGGACTGGACGGTCCGCGACGTTGTAGAGCACGTGACGTTCGTCTACCTGCACAAGATCGAGTGCATGCGCCAGCAGGCGCGGCCCGACCCGTGGCCACCGGAGCTGCCTGAGCGCGACCCGCTCGAGGCGTTCACCGAGGCGTACGAGGCGATGCGGACGGAGTTCCTCACCCGAGGCCCGGCCGCACCCTCGTACACCTGGTACGCACCCGATCAGACCGTCGGCTTCTGGTTCCGCCGGATGGCGCAGGAGACCGCGATCCACCGCGTCGACGTCGAGCTGGCCGCCGACCAGGTGACCCCGATCGACGCCGAGCTGGCGGCCGACGGCGTCGACGAGGCGCTGCGGGTGATGCTCGCCGGCGACTGGTCCGACGAGCCGCTGTCCAAGCCACTTGCCGGCAAGACGGTCGAGCTCGCGGCGAACGAGCGATCCTGGCTGGTCGCGTTCGAGGAGACGTCGATCGCCGTTCTCCCAGGCGGACGTACGCCCGACGCCCAGGTCTCGGGCGACCCGTCCGACCTGGTGCGCTGGATCTGGGGCCGCGGCCCGCTCGAGCCTCTCACCGTCCAGGGGGACGAGGAGGTGGTGCCGGCGTTCCGCGACCAGGTCAAGCTCGCGACGGGTTGA
- a CDS encoding MFS transporter gives MSATFRSLRNRNYRLYAAGSAASNVGTWLQRVAQDWLVLQLSGSGTAVGITTGLQFLPFLILAPWAGLIADRFSKRKVLQITQAGMGSTAVVLAVLSLTGVAEVWHVYVLSFLLGVFSAIDNPARQSFVIEMVGKDDVTNAVGLNSASFNAARIVGPAIAGFMLIAFDPGVVIAINAVTYLGPIWALSRMRASELSTPEPAPRKKGMVRDGLQYVRGRPDLMLILAVVFFVGCFGLNFQLTSLLMATDVFGKGSAEYGILGSIMAVGSLAGALLAARRGGRPRQRMIIGAAVLFGLLEMMSGLMPTYLLFAVTLPLVGIASMTMITAANATMQLSVTPEMRGRVMALYAMVFIGSTPLGAPIVGWVAEAFGARWTLIGGGALSVLGTLLAAWLLKRHQGLRVRAHMLPRPHFHVFEPEDGEPTPPNGAVPTPRGPEAAPDPTPQALSVEPDKVRPWSSTGTSRPSRPTPTASRPWREKGLLPRFRRARTGRSATL, from the coding sequence GTGAGTGCGACGTTCCGTTCACTTCGGAACCGCAACTATCGTCTATACGCAGCAGGGTCGGCAGCAAGCAACGTAGGTACGTGGCTCCAAAGAGTCGCCCAGGACTGGCTCGTCCTTCAGCTCTCCGGTAGTGGCACGGCGGTGGGTATCACTACCGGCCTGCAGTTCCTCCCCTTCCTCATCCTCGCCCCCTGGGCCGGGCTGATCGCGGACCGCTTCTCCAAGCGCAAGGTCCTGCAGATCACCCAGGCCGGCATGGGATCGACCGCGGTCGTGCTGGCCGTGCTGTCGCTGACCGGCGTCGCGGAGGTGTGGCACGTGTACGTGCTCTCCTTCCTGCTCGGCGTTTTCAGCGCGATCGACAACCCGGCAAGGCAGTCGTTCGTCATCGAGATGGTCGGCAAGGACGACGTGACGAACGCCGTCGGCCTCAACTCCGCCAGCTTCAACGCCGCCCGTATCGTCGGCCCGGCGATCGCCGGCTTCATGCTGATCGCGTTCGACCCGGGCGTCGTGATCGCGATCAACGCGGTCACCTACCTCGGACCGATCTGGGCGCTCTCCCGGATGCGCGCCAGCGAGCTCAGCACCCCCGAGCCGGCACCGCGCAAGAAGGGCATGGTGCGCGACGGCCTGCAGTACGTCCGGGGCCGCCCAGACCTGATGCTGATCCTCGCGGTCGTGTTCTTCGTCGGCTGCTTCGGCCTCAACTTCCAGCTCACCAGCCTGCTGATGGCGACCGACGTGTTCGGCAAGGGCTCGGCCGAGTACGGCATCCTCGGCTCGATCATGGCGGTCGGCTCACTCGCCGGCGCCCTGCTCGCGGCTCGCCGCGGCGGGAGGCCACGGCAGCGGATGATCATCGGCGCCGCCGTGCTGTTCGGTCTCCTCGAGATGATGTCCGGCCTGATGCCGACCTACCTGCTGTTCGCGGTCACGCTGCCGCTCGTCGGCATCGCCTCGATGACGATGATCACCGCGGCCAACGCGACCATGCAGCTGTCGGTGACTCCGGAGATGCGCGGCCGGGTGATGGCGCTGTACGCGATGGTCTTCATCGGCAGCACCCCGCTCGGCGCCCCGATCGTGGGCTGGGTCGCCGAGGCGTTCGGCGCACGCTGGACGCTGATCGGCGGCGGCGCGCTCTCCGTGCTCGGCACGCTGCTGGCCGCCTGGCTGCTCAAGCGGCACCAGGGCCTCCGCGTCCGGGCGCACATGCTGCCGCGGCCGCACTTCCACGTCTTCGAGCCCGAGGACGGCGAGCCCACGCCGCCGAACGGTGCCGTGCCCACTCCGCGCGGTCCCGAGGCCGCCCCGGACCCCACGCCCCAAGCCTTGTCGGTGGAGCCTGACAAGGTACGGCCATGGAGTTCAACCGGTACCTCGAGACCCTCGCGGCCGACGCCGACCGCCTCGCGACCGTGGCGCGAGAAGGGCCTGCTGCCGCGGTTCCGTCGTGCCCGGACTGGACGGTCCGCGACGTTGTAG
- a CDS encoding MarR family winged helix-turn-helix transcriptional regulator, which produces MSPMLVRSDPGLASTLRLSVMRLARRLRNQVADDNQLSANQLAVMSTLNRHNLLTIGELAAYEKVQPPSMTRTVSHLETIGLVVREPHPTDGRQVVVRLADEGRRLLAEDRKRRDAWLAKRLRELTPQEKEILRAAAPILERLASS; this is translated from the coding sequence ATGTCTCCGATGCTCGTGCGGTCCGACCCTGGGCTGGCGAGCACCCTGAGACTCTCGGTGATGCGACTGGCCCGCCGCCTTCGTAACCAGGTGGCCGATGACAACCAGCTCTCCGCCAACCAACTGGCTGTTATGTCGACGCTCAATCGACATAACCTGTTGACGATTGGCGAGCTGGCCGCGTACGAGAAGGTTCAACCGCCCTCGATGACGCGGACGGTGTCGCACCTCGAGACCATCGGCCTGGTTGTGCGCGAGCCGCACCCGACCGATGGCCGGCAGGTCGTCGTGCGGCTCGCAGATGAGGGCCGCCGCCTGCTCGCCGAGGACCGCAAGCGCCGCGATGCTTGGTTGGCGAAGCGCCTGCGCGAGCTCACACCACAAGAGAAAGAGATCCTGCGCGCTGCCGCACCGATCCTGGAGAGGTTGGCTTCATCGTGA